A window of the Lentimicrobiaceae bacterium genome harbors these coding sequences:
- a CDS encoding cytochrome ubiquinol oxidase subunit I, with translation MTETFDYSLIDWSRAQFALTAMYHWIFVPLTLGLGFIVAIMESIFVKTGDPEWKRITKFWMTIFGINFAIGVATGIILEFEFGTNWSNYSWFVGDIFGAPLAIEGIMAFFLESTFIAVMFFGWDKVSKKFHLLSTWLVAFGASLSALWILVANAWMQMPVGMKFNPETARNEMENFWDVLFSPMAVSKFTHTISSSYLLAALVVIGISSWFLLKKRHLVFAKRSIVLAAIFGLVTSLFTILTGDYSAKVIARHQPMKFAAFEGLSVGMRGAPLVALGIVSSSPEDPNNENIKDFAFKIEIPNFLSYMAFQDFNAFIPGVKDLMEGNEEHGLMSVAEKITRGRLAIDALAEFKAAKKSNDAVKLAEAQKVLDENFQYFGYGYFENNPSGIVPNLPLTFYSFHLMVALGFWFMVFFGIVLLLAYKNKLSTSKFWLKMAIINIPLAYIASQSGWITAEMGRQPWVIQDLMPTMAAVSKLDSNAVVVTFILFALIFTTLLIAELKIMFRQIKNGPKQGGK, from the coding sequence ATGACTGAAACATTTGACTATTCACTGATCGATTGGTCGAGAGCCCAATTTGCGCTCACAGCCATGTATCACTGGATATTCGTACCGCTGACCCTGGGCCTGGGATTTATCGTGGCCATTATGGAATCCATTTTTGTAAAAACCGGTGACCCGGAATGGAAAAGGATTACCAAATTCTGGATGACCATATTCGGAATAAACTTTGCCATTGGAGTTGCCACAGGTATCATTCTTGAGTTTGAGTTTGGCACCAACTGGTCAAATTACTCATGGTTTGTGGGCGACATATTTGGTGCGCCTTTGGCCATTGAAGGAATTATGGCATTTTTCCTTGAGTCAACCTTTATTGCTGTGATGTTTTTCGGGTGGGACAAAGTTTCTAAAAAATTCCACCTGCTTTCCACCTGGCTGGTTGCATTTGGAGCCAGTTTGTCTGCCTTGTGGATTTTGGTTGCCAACGCATGGATGCAGATGCCGGTAGGCATGAAGTTCAATCCTGAAACAGCCCGCAACGAAATGGAGAACTTTTGGGATGTACTTTTCAGCCCAATGGCAGTAAGCAAATTCACACACACCATTTCTTCATCTTATTTGCTTGCAGCATTGGTGGTTATTGGCATCAGCTCATGGTTTTTACTTAAAAAAAGGCATCTGGTATTTGCCAAACGCAGCATAGTGCTGGCAGCCATTTTTGGCTTGGTTACCTCCTTGTTCACCATTCTTACCGGTGATTATAGCGCCAAAGTAATTGCCCGCCACCAGCCCATGAAATTTGCAGCTTTTGAAGGTCTCTCGGTTGGAATGCGCGGTGCTCCCCTGGTAGCATTAGGGATTGTATCTTCATCGCCGGAAGACCCAAACAATGAGAACATCAAAGATTTCGCTTTTAAAATTGAAATCCCCAACTTTCTTTCATACATGGCATTCCAGGACTTCAACGCCTTTATTCCCGGGGTAAAAGACCTGATGGAAGGCAATGAAGAGCACGGACTGATGTCTGTTGCCGAAAAAATTACCAGAGGACGCCTGGCCATTGATGCACTTGCTGAATTTAAGGCTGCCAAAAAATCTAACGACGCAGTAAAACTCGCCGAAGCCCAGAAAGTGCTGGATGAAAACTTCCAGTATTTCGGCTATGGCTACTTCGAAAACAATCCGTCGGGCATTGTTCCCAACCTCCCGCTTACTTTCTATAGTTTCCACCTGATGGTTGCTTTAGGATTCTGGTTTATGGTATTCTTTGGCATTGTTTTACTACTTGCCTATAAAAACAAACTGTCGACCTCAAAATTCTGGCTGAAAATGGCCATTATCAACATTCCATTGGCTTATATTGCATCTCAATCAGGATGGATTACAGCCGAAATGGGTCGTCAGCCCTGGGTTATTCAGGATTTAATGCCAACCATGGCCGCTGTTTCAAAGCTTGACTCAAATGCAGTGGTGGTCACTTTCATACTTTTTGCTTTAATATTCACCACCCTGCTGATTGCTGAACTTAAAATTATGTTCAGACAGATTAAAAACGGACCAAAACAAGGAGGAAAATAA
- a CDS encoding 16S rRNA (uracil(1498)-N(3))-methyltransferase, protein MQLFYLPGKNLFNAFKSGDVYHQLPADEAIHAAKVLRLKPGDTLTLTDGIGSIAKALLEDNNPKSCTIRLIEAEFSEEPKFRLHLAVAPTKNIARFEWFLEKATEFGLAEITPVYCDHSEREKLRTDRLMKVLVSAMKQSLKSRLPKLNEPVALDKVITGPAISKRFIAWVDDLPRPHLKDACKPGTDVLVLIGPEGDFSQREIKLALDHEFKPVSLGKARLRTETAALASCFIVNLLNEPSTDL, encoded by the coding sequence ATGCAATTATTTTATTTACCCGGAAAGAATTTGTTTAATGCCTTTAAAAGCGGCGATGTATATCACCAGTTACCGGCAGATGAAGCCATTCATGCAGCAAAAGTGTTGCGACTAAAGCCAGGTGATACCCTTACACTTACCGATGGTATCGGAAGTATAGCCAAAGCTCTGCTGGAAGACAACAACCCAAAATCGTGTACCATCAGGCTGATTGAAGCTGAATTTAGCGAAGAACCGAAATTCAGGCTGCACCTGGCAGTTGCTCCTACTAAAAATATAGCTCGTTTTGAGTGGTTTCTTGAAAAAGCAACAGAGTTCGGACTGGCAGAAATTACACCTGTTTACTGCGACCATTCAGAGCGTGAGAAACTGCGGACTGACCGCCTGATGAAGGTTTTGGTATCGGCCATGAAACAATCGCTGAAAAGCCGGCTTCCGAAACTGAATGAGCCCGTGGCACTCGATAAAGTCATTACCGGCCCGGCCATCAGCAAGCGTTTTATTGCCTGGGTTGACGACTTACCACGTCCGCACCTGAAAGACGCCTGTAAGCCCGGTACGGATGTCCTTGTTTTGATTGGCCCTGAAGGTGACTTTAGTCAACGCGAAATAAAACTGGCGCTCGACCATGAATTTAAGCCTGTAAGTCTGGGCAAAGCCAGGTTGCGTACCGAAACTGCAGCACTGGCATCCTGTTTTATTGTAAATTTGCTCAACGAACCTTCTACTGACCTGTAA
- a CDS encoding Na+/H+ antiporter subunit E encodes MKYIRKAWLFFVFLLFYLKEMVKANLQLARDILSPTMRLQPGIVKVHTNAKNSRQILALFNLVTMTPGSLCLDVNDDHSCIFIHGLYVKSHDEFEKEIIEGIEKKMLEVFE; translated from the coding sequence ATGAAATACATAAGAAAAGCCTGGCTATTTTTCGTCTTCCTGCTTTTTTACCTGAAAGAAATGGTAAAGGCCAACCTCCAGCTTGCCCGCGACATCCTCAGTCCAACCATGCGATTGCAGCCGGGCATTGTTAAAGTTCATACAAATGCAAAAAACAGCCGGCAGATACTGGCCTTGTTCAACTTAGTCACCATGACCCCCGGCAGCCTCTGCCTCGATGTGAATGATGACCATTCATGCATTTTTATTCACGGGCTTTATGTAAAAAGTCATGATGAATTTGAGAAAGAAATAATTGAGGGAATTGAAAAAAAGATGCTGGAGGTATTTGAATGA
- a CDS encoding PKD domain-containing protein, with the protein MNKFTKLSLVLSFVVSSFLLKAQVTDQSATKADTASFPYWIEMMQDQNANFYATQKAFNTYWEGREITRGSGYKPFKRWEYIMSQRVKPDGTRPAADRDLRALEAAIAANPNRSAEGDWTPLGPFNVPSGYNGYRGIGRISAIAFHPTDPNKIYIGAPAGGLWKSDDHGLTWTSTTDVLPTLGVSSIVVDHENPDVIFMGTGDRDAGDAAGLGVWKSTDNGLTWQPSNTGLENSTIGRLIMHPTDHNLIYAATSGGVYKTTDNGNTWTKKVNGNFKDIVFKPGNTDVIYAISGGNFFKSTDAGESFVQGAAGLPSGNRAVVAVSPANPEIVYVFLTNSDSFKGLYRSEDSGNSFTERSTSPNIMSWDCNGGDGGQAWYDLDMAVDPANADIIYGGGVNCFKSDNGGLSWYIRSHWYGGCNVQSVHADLHILEYSPLTGRLFAGNDGGVYWSGNGGENWTEISNGLVISQAYKIGQSATNRNYVINGYQDNGTSTWTGTDWIAVGGGDGMECAFDPTDDRYSYSTVYYGAINRIFNHSSQGQIAGEGSNGITESGAWVTPFLIDHNDGNIMFIGYKNIWRSTNIKANNTSSVSWTKISSINTSNLSVLAQSRANTDILYASAGNKLYRADNVKEADVNWIVLTSNLPSGNAITAIETSPFDENTVFIVQQNKVFKSEDKGFSWTNMTGNLPDVQMNTLAYYKFSPEGLYLGTDIGVFYRDSSMDDWMLFSNGLPASSKVTELEIYYDPAGQQGDVIRAGTYGRGLWESPLHFTTPAADFIADKTIVPIGCPVNFTDKSTGIPYSWEWTFEGAETATSNLQNPGGIVWNAPGEYSVSLTAINPAGNDTETKSAYIVVSSTLLPEVAFETDKRIFCTGEATVQFTDNSDFCPNSWLWSFSPDDVTYLDGTSATSQNPVVSFNGSGNYDVTLMASNVNGSSSLTLENYIQLSGALLPFGEDWESASLSANGWEVVNPDNKKTWELSPVQGTAPGNTAIKMDFFNYNVAPGPRDQLISPPFNLIGYNSAFLSFQHSYTRRYEQITDSLIVLLSDDCGASWTRVFATGEDGSGNFETHPVSITSFTPASADDWCGAPGNPDCISIDISDWVNKSDVKIMFESVHRRGNSLFLDNIAVTENSLVGADLQPVSENGIRIYPNPGNGTFVIASNEWLSGAHIQLLAADGRLMLESRLSAGKQWTVNKSDLARGIYILRINTNNQSKQLKLIVE; encoded by the coding sequence ATGAACAAGTTCACCAAACTATCGCTGGTACTTTCTTTTGTTGTGTCATCTTTTCTGTTAAAAGCACAGGTTACTGATCAGTCAGCAACGAAAGCCGACACAGCCTCATTCCCTTACTGGATTGAGATGATGCAAGACCAGAATGCCAACTTTTATGCCACTCAAAAAGCCTTCAACACATACTGGGAAGGTCGTGAAATAACCAGGGGAAGTGGCTATAAGCCCTTTAAACGCTGGGAATACATCATGAGTCAACGGGTAAAGCCTGATGGAACAAGGCCTGCCGCCGATCGCGATTTACGGGCTCTTGAGGCTGCCATTGCCGCCAATCCCAACCGCTCAGCTGAAGGCGACTGGACACCACTGGGACCTTTCAATGTACCTTCAGGTTATAACGGTTACCGCGGAATAGGACGAATCAGCGCCATTGCTTTTCACCCGACCGATCCCAACAAAATTTACATAGGCGCGCCTGCCGGCGGATTGTGGAAATCTGACGACCATGGGCTCACATGGACAAGCACCACTGATGTTCTGCCTACACTGGGCGTATCGTCAATCGTGGTTGATCACGAAAACCCTGATGTTATTTTTATGGGCACCGGCGACAGGGATGCCGGCGATGCTGCAGGTTTAGGTGTTTGGAAAAGCACTGATAACGGTCTCACCTGGCAACCATCCAACACCGGTCTGGAAAACAGCACCATTGGCAGATTGATCATGCACCCAACTGACCACAATCTGATATATGCTGCCACCTCGGGCGGTGTTTACAAAACAACCGACAACGGCAATACATGGACCAAGAAGGTCAATGGGAATTTTAAGGATATAGTATTCAAACCAGGTAATACTGATGTTATTTATGCCATATCGGGTGGCAACTTCTTTAAATCAACAGATGCTGGCGAAAGTTTTGTCCAGGGTGCTGCCGGATTGCCTTCAGGCAACAGAGCCGTGGTAGCCGTATCGCCTGCCAATCCGGAAATTGTTTATGTTTTCCTTACAAACAGCGACTCTTTTAAAGGACTTTATCGTTCCGAAGACAGCGGAAATTCATTTACCGAACGCTCAACGTCGCCCAACATTATGAGTTGGGACTGCAATGGCGGAGATGGTGGCCAGGCATGGTACGATCTGGACATGGCCGTTGACCCTGCCAATGCCGATATCATTTATGGAGGCGGTGTTAACTGCTTTAAATCGGACAACGGAGGACTTTCATGGTATATCCGCTCGCATTGGTACGGAGGATGCAATGTTCAATCAGTACATGCCGACCTTCACATACTGGAATATTCACCTTTAACAGGCAGACTCTTTGCCGGAAATGACGGTGGAGTTTACTGGTCGGGCAACGGTGGCGAAAACTGGACCGAAATCAGCAACGGACTGGTCATCAGTCAGGCTTATAAAATCGGACAAAGTGCCACAAACCGCAATTACGTAATCAATGGGTATCAGGACAACGGCACATCAACCTGGACGGGAACCGATTGGATTGCTGTGGGTGGCGGCGATGGAATGGAGTGTGCATTTGATCCCACCGACGACCGTTACAGCTATTCCACTGTTTACTATGGAGCCATCAACCGTATATTCAACCACTCGTCGCAGGGGCAGATTGCCGGCGAAGGCTCAAACGGTATCACCGAAAGCGGCGCCTGGGTTACCCCATTTCTTATTGATCACAACGATGGCAACATCATGTTTATTGGCTATAAGAACATCTGGCGCAGTACCAACATCAAAGCCAATAACACTTCTTCGGTAAGCTGGACTAAAATTTCATCCATCAACACCAGTAATTTAAGCGTTCTGGCTCAGTCACGGGCCAATACAGACATCTTATATGCATCTGCCGGAAACAAACTATATCGCGCCGACAATGTAAAAGAAGCTGATGTAAACTGGATTGTACTGACCTCAAACTTACCTTCAGGTAATGCCATTACTGCCATTGAAACAAGTCCGTTTGACGAAAACACCGTATTTATTGTTCAACAGAACAAAGTTTTTAAATCGGAGGACAAAGGGTTTTCATGGACAAACATGACAGGCAACTTACCTGATGTACAGATGAATACACTCGCCTATTACAAATTCAGCCCCGAAGGACTTTATTTGGGAACTGATATCGGTGTATTTTACCGCGACAGCTCAATGGACGACTGGATGTTATTTTCAAACGGCCTGCCGGCATCCTCAAAAGTTACTGAGCTTGAAATATATTATGACCCTGCAGGGCAGCAAGGCGACGTAATCAGAGCCGGAACTTATGGACGTGGCCTCTGGGAATCTCCTTTACATTTCACCACTCCTGCTGCTGATTTTATAGCCGACAAAACCATTGTGCCCATTGGGTGTCCGGTTAATTTTACCGACAAATCAACCGGCATCCCTTACAGTTGGGAATGGACATTTGAAGGAGCTGAAACTGCTACCTCAAACTTACAAAACCCCGGCGGCATTGTGTGGAATGCGCCCGGCGAATATTCAGTTTCACTTACGGCCATTAATCCGGCAGGAAATGATACTGAAACCAAATCAGCCTACATCGTTGTAAGCAGTACCCTGCTTCCTGAAGTAGCCTTTGAAACAGACAAACGAATCTTCTGCACCGGCGAAGCTACAGTTCAGTTTACTGACAATTCAGATTTTTGCCCGAACAGCTGGCTCTGGTCTTTTTCACCTGATGATGTCACTTATCTCGATGGCACTTCGGCCACTTCGCAAAACCCTGTAGTCAGCTTCAATGGCTCCGGTAATTATGATGTCACCCTGATGGCCTCCAATGTCAATGGCTCGTCGAGTCTCACGCTTGAGAATTACATTCAACTGAGCGGAGCCTTATTGCCTTTCGGCGAAGACTGGGAAAGTGCATCCTTGTCGGCCAACGGATGGGAAGTAGTAAATCCTGACAATAAAAAAACATGGGAACTTAGTCCTGTTCAGGGAACTGCACCGGGCAACACGGCCATTAAAATGGACTTTTTCAATTATAACGTAGCCCCGGGCCCACGCGACCAGCTCATTAGCCCGCCATTTAATCTTATCGGATACAATTCGGCATTTCTTTCATTCCAGCACTCATACACCAGACGCTACGAACAGATAACCGACTCATTGATAGTACTTTTATCAGATGATTGTGGCGCCAGTTGGACCAGAGTATTTGCAACGGGTGAAGATGGCAGCGGAAACTTTGAAACCCACCCGGTTTCCATCACCAGTTTTACCCCGGCTTCAGCTGATGACTGGTGCGGTGCTCCCGGAAATCCTGATTGTATCTCGATTGATATTTCTGACTGGGTTAACAAGAGCGATGTAAAAATTATGTTTGAATCGGTTCACCGCAGGGGCAACAGTCTCTTTCTCGACAATATTGCGGTTACAGAAAACAGCCTGGTTGGCGCAGATTTGCAGCCAGTTTCTGAAAATGGAATCCGCATTTATCCAAACCCGGGTAACGGAACGTTTGTAATTGCTTCGAATGAATGGCTTTCCGGAGCACACATTCAACTCCTTGCAGCTGATGGCCGGCTAATGCTCGAAAGCAGGCTTTCTGCCGGAAAACAATGGACTGTCAACAAATCAGACCTTGCACGCGGTATTTATATCCTCAGGATAAATACCAACAATCAGTCGAAACAACTTAAACTGATTGTTGAGTAA
- a CDS encoding DUF4492 domain-containing protein: MMKTNIFSRIFRFYYEGFKNMTVGKTLWAIILIKLFVMFAILKIFFFPNFLKSNFSNDEERGNYVIEQLTQPK, from the coding sequence ATGATGAAAACAAATATATTTTCCCGGATTTTCCGCTTTTATTATGAAGGTTTCAAAAATATGACGGTCGGAAAAACCCTGTGGGCTATCATTCTGATAAAACTGTTTGTCATGTTTGCTATCCTCAAAATATTTTTCTTTCCCAACTTTCTAAAGTCTAATTTCAGCAACGACGAAGAGCGGGGCAACTATGTGATTGAACAATTAACACAACCTAAATAA
- the cydB gene encoding cytochrome d ubiquinol oxidase subunit II yields MFETFSILTLQQYWWIIISLLASLLVFLMFVQGGQTLIYTLGKTDSERSLIVNSLGRKWELTYTTLVTFGGAFFASFPLFYSTSFGGAYWVWMAILFAFIVQAIAYEYRSKPNNFLGKRTYEGFLFANGALATILIGTAVGTFFNGSMFSVEKLNLTQIYDSAISRWETPFHGLEAVLNPHNVALGLAVFFLARILGILYIVNNVNNEHIHTRSLKQMWYNAIPFLVFFLYFVIYLLVKDGFAYSQSTGEVFMEPFKYLHNLLAMPLVLVLFLAGVVLVLFGIVKFLFLKSNKGIWFAGPGTVLTVFALFLIAGFNNTAFYPSTFNLQHSLTIENSSSSHYTLTAMSYVSLFVPVVIAYIYWAWKSIDNKQIEEKDLNDNETHVY; encoded by the coding sequence ATGTTTGAAACTTTTTCGATACTCACACTTCAACAATACTGGTGGATCATCATATCGCTTCTTGCCAGTCTGCTGGTATTCCTGATGTTTGTTCAGGGTGGCCAGACCCTTATTTACACACTTGGAAAAACCGACTCAGAGCGTTCACTTATTGTTAATTCGCTTGGTCGCAAGTGGGAGCTTACCTACACCACCCTGGTTACTTTCGGTGGCGCTTTTTTTGCATCATTCCCTCTTTTTTATTCAACCAGTTTCGGAGGTGCTTACTGGGTATGGATGGCTATACTTTTCGCCTTTATTGTTCAGGCCATCGCCTATGAATACCGTAGCAAACCCAATAATTTTCTGGGAAAACGCACCTATGAAGGATTTCTGTTTGCCAATGGTGCACTGGCAACCATCCTGATAGGCACTGCAGTTGGTACATTTTTCAACGGCAGTATGTTTTCGGTTGAAAAACTAAATCTAACCCAAATTTACGATTCAGCCATTTCGCGCTGGGAAACCCCTTTTCACGGGCTGGAGGCTGTACTTAACCCGCACAATGTAGCACTCGGCCTGGCCGTTTTCTTCCTTGCCAGAATACTGGGTATACTTTACATTGTGAATAATGTAAACAATGAACACATTCATACCCGCAGCCTGAAACAAATGTGGTACAATGCTATCCCGTTCCTTGTTTTCTTTCTGTACTTTGTAATTTACCTGCTGGTAAAAGATGGCTTTGCATACAGCCAGTCTACCGGTGAAGTATTTATGGAACCATTCAAATATCTTCACAACCTGCTTGCGATGCCATTGGTTCTTGTTCTTTTTCTGGCTGGCGTTGTGCTGGTACTTTTCGGAATTGTCAAATTCCTGTTTCTGAAAAGCAATAAGGGCATCTGGTTTGCTGGCCCGGGCACTGTACTCACGGTTTTCGCACTTTTCCTGATTGCCGGATTCAACAACACCGCGTTCTATCCGTCGACATTTAATCTGCAACACTCTCTTACCATTGAAAACAGCTCATCCAGTCACTACACGCTTACTGCCATGAGCTATGTTTCCTTATTTGTTCCTGTTGTAATCGCATACATATACTGGGCATGGAAATCCATTGACAATAAGCAGATTGAAGAAAAAGACCTGAACGACAACGAAACCCATGTATATTAA
- a CDS encoding heavy-metal-associated domain-containing protein produces MGAFFAACNQTTPVQEQTPAAQTVNVAAIKTIELHVTGMTCEGCENTVKEAVNKIGGVTESNASFQKEAAIVSFDTTMTNLATITKTIDDLGYKVEGLMQAEEAK; encoded by the coding sequence ATGGGGGCATTTTTTGCCGCCTGCAACCAGACGACACCTGTTCAGGAACAAACACCTGCAGCGCAAACAGTGAATGTTGCTGCCATTAAAACCATTGAACTGCATGTAACCGGCATGACGTGTGAAGGGTGCGAAAACACAGTAAAAGAGGCTGTTAATAAAATTGGCGGCGTTACTGAATCAAATGCATCCTTTCAAAAGGAAGCAGCCATCGTAAGTTTTGACACCACCATGACCAATCTGGCAACCATCACCAAAACCATTGACGACCTTGGATATAAAGTAGAAGGTCTCATGCAGGCGGAGGAAGCCAAATAA
- a CDS encoding monovalent cation/H(+) antiporter subunit G, protein MINTIIIAALLLGGAFFSLLAAIGIVRFPDFYTRMHAATKAPAFGILLLQTGAAIHFASIYAIGISLMVIVFIFLTAPVSSHAISRVAHLLKIEIWDKTSMDELASHQNYGKGKSSTDDTTTPKD, encoded by the coding sequence ATGATTAATACAATTATCATCGCAGCGCTTTTGCTGGGCGGAGCGTTTTTCTCACTGCTTGCGGCTATCGGCATCGTCCGCTTTCCTGACTTTTACACCCGCATGCATGCAGCCACAAAAGCTCCTGCATTCGGCATTTTGCTTCTGCAAACAGGAGCCGCTATCCATTTTGCGAGTATTTATGCCATTGGCATCAGTCTTATGGTCATTGTTTTCATCTTCCTTACTGCTCCGGTATCCTCACATGCCATTAGCAGGGTAGCTCACCTGCTCAAAATTGAAATTTGGGACAAAACCAGTATGGACGAACTTGCCAGTCATCAAAACTATGGCAAAGGCAAATCTTCAACTGATGATACAACCACCCCAAAAGACTGA